One part of the Deltaproteobacteria bacterium genome encodes these proteins:
- a CDS encoding AAA family ATPase — protein sequence MPDATSFSFPPFRLDVTNQLLWHGEQVILLRPKTLAVLRHFVEHVSQLVSRADLSQAAWGTTHVSPQVLRVSIRELRQALGDTTTQPRFLETVGQQGWRFIAKVVSSQHSVASRKSTEARISPQDSALRTQHSVLVGRETELTQLHGWLAKALQGERQIVFVTGEPGIGKTTLVDAFVAQLADDPTVSSAHGQCIEHYGTGEAYLPVLAALEQLCSRQDDTMLLDLLRRYAPLWLAQMPSLLEPAELADLQRQLAGTTRERMLREFAVLLEVVTAQQPLVVVLEDLHWVDPSTVELLAYLARRREPARVLVLGVYRPTEVLTNGHPLQAALQELRGHRLCQDVALEGFSEPAVAAYLETRVPAETSKQTPPHQLTLWLHQRTDGHPFFLVHLVDDLLERGLLHNTAQGWVLSDRATQALMIPTTVRQLLERQLEKLAAAERQVLAAASMAGAEFSAAAVAAAVEDDAATVEEQCEELVRRQAFLCRAGIAEWPDGTVAACYRFAHALSQQMWHEQVAVTRQQQWHQRIGQRKEAAYGDRAGEIAAELAVHFEQGREYQHAIRYFGLAGRNAMQRHAPTEAIHYLAQGLDLLKTLPETQEHTQQELELQISLGLVLVTTKGFTLPEVKHTYTRAHELCRRIGNTPQLFPVLEGLHSFYAVRGEYQTALALGEQMLALAQGAQNPSLLLEAHHVLGDTLVMSGESWRARVHLEQGLALYDRQQHRFHALLYSGHDPGVCCLSYLAFALWFLGYPDQALRRSQQALSLAQEGNHPYSTALALHLSAYFHQLRREISLTQTQAEATLTLSTAQEFPYWTVLGTIMLGWTRAAQQQSQTGIAQIQGGLAACRAMGAEVALSGFLACLAEAQKQTGQIEEGLATIDEALAHIARTGECYYEAEIYRLKGELLLARARSMPKERRKATNSRI from the coding sequence ATGCCAGACGCCACAAGCTTCTCGTTTCCTCCCTTCCGTTTGGACGTGACGAACCAGTTGTTATGGCATGGTGAGCAGGTTATCCTCCTGCGCCCGAAAACCCTCGCGGTCTTACGGCACTTCGTTGAACATGTCAGTCAACTCGTCAGCCGTGCGGACCTCAGTCAAGCGGCCTGGGGCACAACCCACGTCAGCCCGCAAGTCCTGCGCGTGAGCATTCGCGAACTCCGCCAAGCGTTGGGCGACACGACCACACAGCCACGGTTCCTCGAGACGGTGGGACAGCAGGGGTGGCGGTTTATCGCAAAAGTAGTCAGTAGTCAGCATTCAGTAGCCAGTAGGAAGAGCACAGAAGCCCGAATCTCCCCTCAGGACTCAGCACTCAGGACTCAGCACTCTGTTTTGGTGGGTCGTGAGACGGAACTGACGCAGTTACACGGTTGGTTGGCCAAAGCCCTGCAAGGAGAACGTCAGATCGTCTTCGTGACTGGCGAGCCCGGGATCGGTAAGACGACCCTCGTGGATGCCTTCGTGGCGCAGCTGGCGGATGATCCTACGGTGTCGAGCGCCCACGGCCAGTGCATTGAACACTACGGGACCGGTGAAGCGTATCTGCCAGTGTTAGCCGCGCTGGAGCAGCTCTGCTCCCGCCAAGACGACACGATGCTGCTCGATCTCCTCCGCCGCTACGCGCCGCTGTGGCTGGCGCAAATGCCTTCGCTGCTGGAGCCTGCGGAACTGGCCGATCTCCAGCGGCAACTGGCAGGCACGACCCGCGAGCGGATGTTGCGAGAGTTCGCCGTCCTTCTGGAAGTCGTAACGGCGCAGCAGCCGTTGGTGGTGGTGCTGGAAGATCTACACTGGGTGGACCCGTCCACGGTGGAACTCCTGGCCTATCTAGCGCGGCGGCGCGAGCCAGCGCGAGTGCTGGTGCTGGGCGTTTATCGCCCGACCGAAGTTCTCACCAATGGCCATCCCCTTCAGGCCGCTCTTCAGGAGTTGCGCGGCCACAGGTTGTGTCAGGACGTAGCGCTGGAGGGATTCAGTGAACCCGCCGTCGCGGCGTATTTGGAGACGCGGGTACCTGCCGAGACGTCCAAGCAGACGCCTCCCCATCAGCTGACGCTGTGGCTCCATCAGCGAACCGATGGGCATCCCTTCTTTCTGGTCCATCTCGTCGACGACTTGTTGGAACGCGGACTGCTGCACAACACAGCGCAAGGCTGGGTGCTGTCGGATCGTGCGACCCAAGCTCTGATGATTCCGACCACCGTGCGACAACTTTTAGAACGGCAGTTAGAGAAGCTGGCGGCGGCGGAGCGGCAGGTATTGGCGGCGGCGAGTATGGCGGGGGCAGAGTTCTCGGCAGCCGCTGTGGCGGCGGCTGTGGAAGACGATGCCGCTACGGTCGAGGAGCAGTGTGAAGAGTTAGTGCGCCGCCAAGCGTTTCTATGCCGGGCGGGCATCGCGGAATGGCCCGACGGCACAGTAGCCGCCTGCTATCGGTTTGCGCATGCGCTCTCGCAACAAATGTGGCATGAACAAGTGGCAGTCACGCGGCAGCAGCAGTGGCATCAGCGGATCGGGCAACGGAAAGAAGCCGCGTACGGCGACCGAGCAGGGGAGATCGCGGCCGAGCTGGCCGTCCACTTCGAGCAGGGGCGGGAGTATCAACACGCAATTCGCTACTTCGGTTTGGCTGGCCGTAACGCAATGCAGCGGCATGCTCCCACGGAGGCAATCCACTACCTCGCACAAGGACTCGATCTGCTCAAGACTCTACCCGAGACGCAAGAGCACACCCAGCAGGAACTTGAGCTGCAAATCTCGCTCGGTCTCGTACTCGTTACAACCAAAGGGTTTACTCTTCCGGAAGTGAAGCATACGTACACGCGAGCGCATGAACTCTGCCGGCGGATCGGAAATACTCCGCAACTCTTTCCCGTCCTCGAAGGGCTGCATAGTTTCTACGCCGTCCGCGGAGAGTACCAGACCGCACTAGCATTGGGAGAGCAAATGCTGGCCCTGGCTCAGGGCGCTCAGAATCCGTCCTTGTTGCTAGAAGCACACCATGTACTGGGGGACACTCTGGTCATGAGTGGAGAATCATGGCGAGCACGAGTTCATTTGGAGCAAGGTCTCGCACTCTACGACCGCCAGCAACACCGCTTCCATGCTCTTCTCTACAGTGGTCATGATCCTGGAGTGTGTTGTTTAAGTTATCTGGCCTTTGCTTTGTGGTTCCTGGGGTATCCGGACCAAGCTTTGCGGCGGAGCCAGCAGGCCCTCAGTTTAGCGCAAGAGGGGAATCATCCCTACAGCACAGCGCTAGCTCTTCATTTATCGGCGTACTTTCATCAGCTTCGTCGTGAGATCTCCCTCACCCAAACACAAGCGGAAGCAACACTGACCCTGTCTACCGCGCAGGAATTTCCCTACTGGACAGTGCTGGGGACCATCATGCTCGGCTGGACGCGAGCCGCACAGCAGCAAAGCCAAACGGGCATCGCCCAGATTCAGGGCGGTCTGGCCGCCTGTCGGGCCATGGGAGCAGAAGTCGCACTATCCGGTTTTCTCGCTTGCCTCGCAGAAGCGCAGAAACAAACAGGACAGATTGAGGAAGGTCTGGCAACGATTGACGAGGCGCTAGCGCACATCGCACGCACGGGCGAGTGCTACTACGAGGCCGAGATCTATCGCCTGAAAGGCGAACTGCTGTTGGCGCGGGCGAGGTCTATGCCAAAGGAAAGGAGAAAAGCGACCAATTCCCGAATATGA
- a CDS encoding alpha/beta hydrolase — MPHSDPPSSVPRSRRLQLQHVDLHYLEWGAVHSPPLLLVHGGSAHAHWWDHIAVELARQCRVIALDLRGHGDSGRVAPPSYEIDDYAADIAEVAARLQLAPFVLVGHSLGGLVAQTYAARHSSTLAALVVVDMGPRLQHNRRTQLLSRVPTPVYRDADDLFRRFRLLPEETWAEPYLLQPIARHGVRELEDGRLTLKVDRATFVRRSHDVGDQLSLIACPTLLVRGAESQALSLETAQEMQSRCPALRMVEIFNAGHHVFLDNPSGFLEAVSNFLRHIFDALKAMAS; from the coding sequence ATGCCGCACTCTGATCCTCCCAGTTCTGTGCCTCGTAGCCGACGCCTCCAGCTTCAGCATGTGGACCTGCACTATCTCGAATGGGGAGCCGTGCACAGCCCGCCGCTCCTGCTCGTTCATGGCGGCTCGGCGCATGCGCACTGGTGGGACCATATCGCTGTCGAACTGGCGCGGCAGTGCCGAGTCATTGCGCTTGACTTGCGCGGGCATGGCGATAGCGGACGGGTGGCACCGCCATCCTACGAAATCGACGATTATGCCGCAGACATTGCCGAGGTTGCGGCGCGTTTGCAGCTTGCTCCATTCGTCCTAGTGGGGCATTCGCTTGGCGGCCTCGTTGCCCAGACCTACGCCGCGCGCCATTCCTCGACCCTTGCCGCGTTGGTGGTGGTCGATATGGGTCCGCGCTTGCAACACAACCGGCGCACGCAACTGCTGAGCCGTGTGCCCACGCCGGTCTATCGTGACGCGGACGATCTTTTTCGGCGCTTTCGCTTGCTCCCGGAAGAAACGTGGGCGGAGCCATACCTCTTGCAACCTATCGCTCGGCATGGCGTCCGCGAGTTGGAGGATGGTCGGCTCACGCTGAAAGTCGATCGAGCCACGTTCGTGCGTCGTTCCCACGACGTCGGCGACCAACTCTCCCTCATCGCCTGTCCGACTCTGCTCGTGCGCGGAGCGGAAAGTCAGGCGCTGTCCTTGGAGACAGCCCAAGAGATGCAGTCGCGCTGTCCTGCCCTGCGAATGGTGGAAATTTTCAATGCCGGGCATCACGTCTTTCTTGACAATCCGTCAGGTTTTCTAGAGGCTGTAAGCAATTTTCTCCGGCACATCTTTGACGCCCTCAAGGCGATGGCCTCATAA
- a CDS encoding DUF2157 domain-containing protein, which translates to MPTDWERYLERWSSAGLVEPALAERIRAYEAGQAPARGLHWPVLFAIGLGGFLLGAGVLLFVAAHWDTLSPTARFGLVLLLVASFHVAGALVTERFAALSSTLHAVGTISLGAGIFLAGQIFHLQEHWPGGILLWALGAWVAWALLRDWSQATLVALLTPLWIVSEWIEATGGWGSHDAILVEGVLLLAITYLSALSPGKNTATRQALAWIGVLALLPATFAVLATDTSHFRSSSSLPGSVLVAGWLGALGLPLVLAWWLRGNAAWKNLLAALWVVLLGTTGHPRFTTSEDLLRSGWQELGPYGLGALGAIGLIAWGLQEARKERINLGVAGFALTVLFFYFSTVMDKLGRSASLIGLGVLFLLGGWLLEKTRRRLVARLEQHEHREKGES; encoded by the coding sequence GTGCCTACAGATTGGGAACGTTACCTTGAGCGCTGGAGCAGCGCTGGGCTCGTCGAACCCGCGCTTGCCGAGCGCATCCGCGCCTACGAAGCAGGTCAGGCACCGGCACGGGGTCTCCACTGGCCGGTACTATTCGCCATCGGTTTGGGCGGCTTCTTGTTGGGTGCCGGGGTGCTGCTCTTCGTCGCTGCGCATTGGGACACGCTCTCGCCGACGGCACGTTTCGGGCTCGTCTTGCTGCTGGTCGCATCTTTTCATGTGGCCGGGGCGTTGGTCACCGAACGTTTCGCCGCTCTTTCCAGTACCTTGCATGCCGTTGGGACCATAAGCTTGGGCGCGGGGATCTTCCTTGCCGGACAGATCTTTCATCTTCAGGAACATTGGCCCGGCGGTATCTTGCTGTGGGCGCTTGGCGCTTGGGTGGCCTGGGCGCTGTTGCGGGATTGGTCGCAGGCTACACTCGTGGCCTTACTTACGCCGCTGTGGATCGTCAGCGAGTGGATAGAAGCGACAGGCGGCTGGGGTAGCCACGATGCCATTCTCGTCGAAGGAGTGTTGCTGTTAGCCATCACTTATCTATCGGCGCTCTCGCCAGGGAAAAATACAGCAACACGTCAGGCGTTGGCATGGATTGGCGTCCTTGCGCTACTTCCCGCAACCTTCGCTGTGCTAGCGACCGACACCTCTCACTTCCGGTCTTCATCCTCGCTGCCCGGCAGCGTTCTTGTCGCAGGCTGGCTAGGCGCGCTCGGACTGCCACTCGTCCTGGCCTGGTGGTTGCGTGGCAACGCGGCCTGGAAGAATCTCCTCGCCGCGCTGTGGGTTGTGCTACTCGGCACCACGGGTCACCCGAGGTTCACGACTAGCGAAGACCTGCTGCGCTCCGGCTGGCAGGAGCTGGGACCATATGGGCTGGGTGCGCTCGGCGCCATCGGCTTGATCGCTTGGGGCCTGCAAGAGGCTCGCAAAGAACGCATCAACCTGGGAGTTGCCGGGTTCGCGCTCACCGTTCTGTTTTTCTATTTTTCCACGGTGATGGACAAACTCGGTCGTTCGGCGAGCCTGATCGGTCTGGGCGTGCTGTTTTTGCTCGGAGGATGGCTGCTGGAAAAGACGCGCCGTCGCCTTGTGGCACGACTGGAACAGCATGAACACAGAGAAAAAGGTGAATCGTGA
- a CDS encoding VWA domain-containing protein produces the protein MARRISLPKKSRFVLPPPPPIPRNTNWIESDLYDRAVYRKLREDSPALRTLEDNGGALVPHFDALLQDLFCSLFKYNVIFLKEQEVLPSAAFNHALLLALHTGELAQLLREATLLDEGRAGLAAVLLGEGALRLLKSEKPFTRRDLLDLWNLQKQEEIVQEKIAETTNAKELTTELAKQGELSKEAKELLEQAANKLASEARAEEARLRQQAKQLNTELSHAQQEMDNRFLKEAITVTKQLDEAAQEAEAWSLTIGGGYKSSPGRQIELGKHLAGNDKLKKLAHMVGRMKEHALALRRKIFERADEELFAVGVGAEVSRLLPHELMALHHPILRKDFTRRFIENELLLYSLRSHEEKGKGPVVVCLDGSSSMMGDKEIWAKALALTLLEIARRQRRLFRSICFSSADTPLRVLDLNPRERYEVEMSTVMELAEYFPGGGTDFETPLNAALACLKQSRFKRGDIVFITDGECQVRPEWAERFRADKEEMGFSLFSILIDVGSNSLGPLREFSDKITTVSRLTSEGVKDLFVKL, from the coding sequence ATGGCTAGACGGATATCGCTCCCCAAGAAGTCGCGGTTTGTCCTGCCGCCCCCGCCACCAATTCCGCGTAACACCAATTGGATCGAAAGCGACTTGTATGATCGCGCCGTCTACCGGAAACTGCGCGAAGACTCCCCCGCCCTGCGCACTCTGGAAGACAACGGCGGTGCGCTGGTGCCACATTTCGATGCGTTGCTACAAGACCTGTTTTGCTCGCTGTTCAAATACAACGTCATCTTCCTTAAAGAGCAGGAGGTGCTGCCCAGCGCGGCGTTCAACCATGCCCTCCTCTTGGCCCTGCATACCGGTGAACTCGCACAACTGTTACGCGAAGCCACTCTCCTCGACGAAGGTAGGGCGGGACTAGCGGCCGTGCTTCTTGGCGAAGGCGCGTTGCGGCTCCTCAAGAGCGAGAAGCCCTTTACCCGCCGCGACCTGCTCGACCTGTGGAACCTGCAAAAACAAGAAGAGATCGTGCAGGAGAAAATCGCCGAGACCACGAACGCCAAGGAGTTGACCACAGAGCTGGCCAAACAAGGCGAACTCTCTAAGGAAGCGAAGGAGTTGTTAGAGCAAGCAGCCAACAAACTCGCTAGTGAAGCGCGCGCCGAAGAGGCCCGCCTACGTCAGCAGGCCAAGCAGCTCAATACTGAGCTGTCCCATGCCCAACAAGAGATGGACAACCGGTTTCTAAAAGAAGCGATCACAGTTACGAAACAGCTTGACGAAGCCGCGCAAGAAGCCGAGGCGTGGAGCCTGACTATCGGCGGCGGCTACAAATCCTCGCCTGGACGGCAGATCGAACTAGGCAAACATCTGGCAGGCAACGACAAGCTCAAGAAGCTTGCGCACATGGTAGGCCGCATGAAAGAACACGCGCTAGCGCTGCGGCGCAAAATCTTCGAGCGCGCCGACGAAGAATTGTTCGCCGTCGGCGTGGGCGCGGAAGTCAGCCGCCTGCTGCCACATGAACTCATGGCGTTGCATCATCCGATCCTGCGGAAGGACTTTACCCGCCGCTTTATCGAAAACGAGTTGTTGCTCTACTCGCTCCGCAGCCATGAGGAGAAAGGCAAAGGGCCGGTCGTGGTGTGTCTCGACGGTAGTTCATCGATGATGGGCGACAAAGAAATTTGGGCAAAAGCGTTGGCGCTGACATTATTGGAAATCGCGCGGCGGCAGCGGCGCCTGTTCCGTTCCATCTGCTTCTCTTCCGCCGACACGCCGTTGCGAGTGCTCGACCTGAACCCGCGCGAACGTTACGAAGTGGAGATGAGCACGGTCATGGAACTCGCCGAATACTTCCCTGGCGGCGGGACGGACTTCGAGACCCCGCTCAACGCCGCGCTGGCCTGCCTGAAACAGTCGCGCTTCAAACGCGGCGACATCGTCTTTATCACCGACGGCGAGTGTCAGGTGCGCCCGGAGTGGGCGGAGCGATTTCGCGCCGACAAAGAAGAGATGGGATTTTCGCTCTTTTCCATTCTGATCGACGTGGGCTCGAACTCGCTTGGTCCCTTGCGCGAGTTCAGCGACAAGATCACTACCGTGTCGCGCTTGACGAGCGAAGGGGTAAAGGACTTGTTCGTGAAGCTGTAA
- a CDS encoding AAA family ATPase, translated as MVPQDKLRAIREELQHLFLERTELIDGALAALLAAQHVLIVGPPGTAKSMLADELCRRISGASYFQWLLTKFTTPEELFGAVSLKALEADDYRRVTDHKLPEAHIAFLDEVFKASSSILNAILTLINERLFHNGRQVVPVPLLTLFGASNELPEDDELLALYDRFLLRFVVGYIDEDFRFLRMLQAKEPEKRTTLALDELRQMQAEVREIALPDIVLRTLADIRRELRKKNIIASDRRYRQSLSLLQALAYLNGRATVTESDLFFLEHVLWKDPGEHGEVHNVIHGLLHGYEDEVQELLFQTRELRDYAERQWDNKEQHARAIIEAHTKIRTILGKIEEISQKVGDNGRSLEKVATIRREVQTVQQHLQHLLAKP; from the coding sequence GTGGTGCCACAAGACAAACTCCGGGCAATCCGTGAAGAACTGCAACATCTGTTTCTGGAACGTACCGAACTGATTGACGGCGCCCTGGCCGCGCTGCTCGCCGCCCAACACGTGCTGATCGTCGGCCCGCCGGGGACGGCGAAATCCATGCTGGCCGACGAGCTCTGCCGCCGCATCTCTGGAGCTTCCTATTTTCAGTGGCTGCTGACGAAGTTTACTACGCCGGAAGAGTTGTTCGGCGCGGTCAGTCTCAAGGCGCTGGAAGCCGACGATTACCGCCGCGTCACCGACCACAAGTTGCCCGAAGCCCACATCGCTTTTCTCGACGAGGTCTTCAAAGCCAGTTCGTCGATCCTGAACGCGATTCTCACCCTTATCAACGAGCGACTCTTTCATAACGGTCGTCAAGTCGTACCGGTGCCGCTGCTCACCCTCTTCGGCGCCAGCAACGAGCTGCCGGAAGATGACGAGTTGCTCGCGCTCTATGACCGCTTTCTCTTGCGTTTCGTGGTGGGCTATATCGACGAAGATTTTCGCTTTCTCCGCATGCTCCAAGCTAAGGAACCGGAGAAGCGCACGACACTCGCCCTGGACGAGCTGCGGCAGATGCAAGCAGAGGTACGGGAAATCGCCCTGCCGGACATCGTGCTCCGCACCCTTGCCGACATCCGGCGCGAGCTGCGCAAGAAGAACATTATCGCCTCCGACCGCCGCTATCGACAAAGCCTCAGCCTCCTGCAAGCCTTGGCCTATCTCAACGGACGGGCGACGGTGACCGAGTCCGACCTCTTCTTCTTGGAACACGTTCTGTGGAAAGACCCGGGAGAACACGGCGAGGTCCACAACGTCATTCATGGTCTGCTTCATGGCTATGAAGACGAGGTGCAGGAACTCCTGTTCCAAACCCGCGAGCTGCGCGATTACGCCGAACGTCAGTGGGACAATAAGGAACAGCACGCCCGCGCCATCATCGAGGCGCATACGAAGATCCGCACTATTCTTGGCAAGATCGAAGAAATTAGCCAAAAAGTCGGAGACAACGGGCGCTCGCTGGAAAAGGTCGCCACTATCCGCAGAGAAGTCCAAACCGTCCAACAACACTTGCAACACTTGCTCGCGAAACCCTAG
- a CDS encoding ABC transporter permease: MTLRVAWRSLLRNKLRSALTMLGVIFGVGAVIAMVAISQGADAFIQAQINSLGTNVVMVWPGSTTSSGAHGGAGSALSLTIADAEAIAKDCPSVSGVAYIKRQNMQVIAGSQNWSTQIQGVNGNYFQVRNWPLAEGRLFTKQEEESAARVCLLGTTTAQKLFAPGQDPVGAIIRVQNVPCQVIGLMSTKGQTGWGQDQDDTVLVPFSTAERKLIGAPILGLVNIMLVSAHSPALTPQTEEEIRTVLRARHRLLAGKDDDFSVRNLQDIAEASASASQVMTTLLASVASIALVVGGIGIMNILLVSVTERTREIGIRMAVGAKARHILLQFLVEAMTLSMAGGLLGIALGVGSAQLVASLANWPSLLSPTAIAGSFLFSGLVGIVFGYYPAYKASRLDPIEALRYE, encoded by the coding sequence ATGACGCTGCGCGTGGCGTGGCGGTCGTTGCTGCGCAATAAACTGCGTTCGGCGCTGACCATGCTGGGCGTGATTTTCGGCGTTGGTGCGGTCATCGCCATGGTTGCCATCAGCCAAGGGGCGGACGCATTCATCCAAGCGCAAATCAACAGTTTGGGGACCAACGTGGTCATGGTGTGGCCGGGTTCGACCACTTCTTCCGGCGCGCATGGCGGTGCCGGCAGTGCGTTGAGCTTGACCATCGCCGATGCCGAGGCGATCGCGAAAGATTGCCCGTCCGTGTCTGGCGTCGCCTATATCAAGCGCCAGAACATGCAAGTCATCGCTGGAAGCCAGAATTGGAGTACGCAGATTCAGGGCGTCAATGGCAATTATTTCCAGGTGCGCAACTGGCCGCTTGCCGAGGGGCGGCTATTCACTAAGCAAGAGGAGGAATCCGCCGCTCGGGTGTGTCTCCTGGGGACAACTACCGCGCAAAAACTTTTCGCTCCCGGACAGGACCCGGTCGGTGCCATTATTCGCGTTCAGAACGTACCCTGCCAAGTCATCGGCCTCATGAGCACAAAAGGGCAAACCGGCTGGGGGCAAGATCAAGACGATACCGTACTAGTGCCGTTCTCCACGGCAGAACGTAAGCTGATCGGTGCGCCGATTCTCGGTCTGGTCAACATTATGCTGGTCTCGGCCCATAGCCCGGCGCTCACGCCACAAACCGAAGAAGAGATCCGCACGGTGCTGCGTGCGCGACATCGCCTTCTGGCGGGGAAAGACGACGACTTTAGCGTCCGCAATTTACAAGACATTGCCGAAGCCTCGGCCAGCGCTAGTCAAGTCATGACCACGCTGCTGGCTTCGGTCGCCTCTATCGCCCTAGTGGTAGGCGGGATTGGCATCATGAACATTTTGCTGGTTTCGGTCACCGAGCGAACGCGCGAGATCGGCATCCGCATGGCGGTCGGCGCGAAGGCACGCCACATCTTGCTCCAGTTTCTTGTCGAAGCCATGACGCTGAGCATGGCGGGCGGGCTACTCGGCATCGCCCTCGGTGTCGGGAGCGCCCAACTGGTGGCTTCGCTTGCCAACTGGCCGAGCTTGCTCTCTCCTACCGCCATTGCCGGTTCCTTCCTTTTTTCCGGTCTCGTCGGTATCGTCTTCGGTTATTATCCCGCTTACAAAGCCTCGCGGCTCGATCCGATCGAGGCGTTGCGGTATGAGTGA
- a CDS encoding type II toxin-antitoxin system HicB family antitoxin, whose product MLVEYLRAGMERAHYEIIQDEEPFYGEIPGVEGVWATGRTLEECRDRLAMALEDWILFSVAQGYELPVLGSVRLTIPQRTVLE is encoded by the coding sequence ATGTTAGTAGAATATCTGCGCGCGGGCATGGAGCGAGCGCATTACGAAATCATCCAGGACGAAGAGCCCTTCTACGGAGAAATTCCCGGAGTCGAGGGCGTGTGGGCAACGGGAAGGACACTGGAAGAATGTCGTGATCGCTTGGCCATGGCGCTAGAAGATTGGATTTTGTTTAGCGTAGCCCAGGGGTACGAACTCCCTGTCTTGGGCTCTGTCCGATTGACCATCCCTCAGCGCACGGTTCTGGAATGA
- a CDS encoding acyl-ACP desaturase, with translation MPLISARTTSSLASAPEIVTGPWTQEARQQALNQAVQEHCVAYFGRSLKQRNWSPWHDLPLEEMRERGHQLSEDTRTLIEGFMGVEEYVGDYVQDGLEMFRENRTRRNMHLQWGAEEAKHGVAWELVLHHSLARTEAQLAAYLEKVRDSRWRPAQHHGIESPLGTTVYAMIQERTTFFHYQEVRARVRQEYGLPLAPTPEERKRGYEIGASEACRVVSRDELAHHSLFLQIVRSALHYLPSPTYDALTQVFSRFEMPAMRFIPNGRAYLRAVRRTNLYSAGIHKEKVHDPLLKSLGWDSQDAFEQAASGTHALSDALDPDDTQPTPEPIIP, from the coding sequence ATGCCACTTATCTCCGCCCGAACAACTTCCTCCCTCGCTTCCGCTCCCGAGATCGTCACAGGTCCGTGGACACAAGAAGCTCGCCAGCAGGCACTCAACCAGGCCGTGCAGGAGCATTGCGTTGCCTACTTCGGTCGATCGCTGAAGCAGCGCAACTGGTCGCCGTGGCACGATCTGCCGTTGGAGGAAATGCGCGAACGTGGACACCAACTGAGCGAGGATACCCGCACCCTCATCGAAGGGTTCATGGGCGTGGAAGAATATGTGGGCGACTACGTGCAAGACGGGCTCGAGATGTTTCGCGAGAATCGGACGAGGCGTAACATGCACCTGCAATGGGGCGCGGAGGAAGCGAAGCATGGCGTCGCCTGGGAACTGGTGCTGCACCATTCCCTCGCCCGCACCGAGGCCCAACTCGCGGCATATTTAGAAAAAGTGCGCGACTCGCGCTGGCGTCCGGCACAACATCACGGCATAGAGAGTCCGCTCGGAACCACGGTGTACGCGATGATCCAAGAACGGACGACGTTCTTCCACTACCAAGAAGTGCGGGCGCGAGTGCGGCAAGAGTACGGTTTGCCGCTCGCCCCTACTCCCGAGGAGCGGAAACGCGGGTACGAAATCGGCGCGTCGGAAGCGTGCCGAGTCGTCAGCCGTGACGAACTCGCCCATCACAGCCTTTTTCTGCAGATCGTGCGCAGCGCTCTCCATTACTTGCCGTCGCCGACCTACGATGCGCTTACACAAGTCTTCTCCAGGTTCGAGATGCCGGCCATGCGCTTCATTCCTAATGGACGGGCATATCTCCGGGCCGTCAGACGTACGAATCTATATAGTGCCGGCATCCACAAGGAAAAAGTTCACGACCCGCTGCTCAAATCCTTGGGGTGGGACAGCCAGGACGCATTCGAGCAAGCCGCATCGGGTACGCACGCTCTCTCCGATGCCCTCGACCCCGACGATACCCAACCAACTCCAGAGCCGATCATTCCATAA
- a CDS encoding type II toxin-antitoxin system HicA family toxin encodes MMGKLSPVSRSELVRRLTALGFRGPYAGGRHEFLLRENLRLILPNPHRGDVSVDLLVRLLKQANVSREEWETTA; translated from the coding sequence ATGATGGGCAAACTTTCTCCTGTTTCCCGGAGCGAGCTGGTAAGGCGCTTAACTGCGCTAGGATTTCGCGGTCCCTACGCCGGTGGACGCCACGAATTCTTGTTGCGTGAGAACCTCCGACTGATCCTTCCGAATCCGCATCGCGGAGACGTGAGTGTGGACCTCTTAGTCCGACTACTCAAACAGGCAAACGTCTCCCGGGAAGAGTGGGAAACGACGGCATAA